One Papaver somniferum cultivar HN1 chromosome 10, ASM357369v1, whole genome shotgun sequence genomic window carries:
- the LOC113318199 gene encoding probable phospholipid-transporting ATPase 8 isoform X2 yields MPRRGIRFSKLYSFSCLGSVFKDDHKQIGEEGYSRVVYCNDADNIEASQLDYKGNYVSTTKYTLVNFIPKSLFEQFRRVANIYFLVVACVSFTPLAPYTAGSILFPLVVVIGATMAKEGVEDCRRRNQDIEANNRKVKSYGADHTFHENKWKKLRVGDLVKIGKDEFFPADLLLLSSSYEDGICFVETMNLDGETNLKAKQSLGETSSLRDEYSFKKFKALIKCEDPNENLYSFVGSLYYDGKQYPLSPQQILLRDSKLRNSEYVYGVVVFTGHDTKVMQNATEPPSKRSKVERKMDKIIYILFSTLILISSIGSIFFGVTTREDIEGGKIKRWYLRPEDTTVYFDPRRATLAAGLHFLTGLMLYGYLIPISLYVSIEVVKVLQSIFINQDQDMYHEETDSPAHARTSNLNEELGQVDTVLSDKTGTLTCNSMEFVKCSIAGTAYGHGLTEVERAVARKKMDDSPELGDPSFDLENHDGGSKLPVKGFNFKDERIMNGQWVKQPSADAIRNFLRILAICHTAIPDVNKETGEISYEAESPDEAAFVVAARELGFEFYKRTQTSISLHEFDPQTGKIVDRSFKLLHVIEFSSSRKRMSVIVKDEEGQVLLLCKGADSIMFDRILEDGQQFVAKTKEHIKSYAEAGLRTLVVAYRVIGEEEYKTWQLEFLKAKNSLSADREALVDAAAIKIERDLMLLGATAVEDKLQKGVPECIDKLAQAGIKIWVLTGDKLETAVNIGYACSLLREEMQQIVITLDTPEISALEKQGDKEALVKASLESVTRQLHEGNSQVISAKESSIPSALIIDGKSLDFALTRNLESLFLELALSCASVICCRSSPKQKALVTRLVKVGTGKTTLAIGDGANDVGMLQEAEIGVGISGAEGMQAVMSSDFAIAQFRFLERLLLVHGHWCYRRIAMMICYFFYKNLAFGFTLFLFEAFASFSGQPAYNDWYMSFYNVFFTSLPVVAIGVFDQDVSARLCLKYPLLHQEGVQNILFSWHRILGWMLNGVCSSIIIFFLVTNTILQHAFRGDGRVAGAEELGIVMYTCVVWTVNCQMALSVNYFTWIQHFFIWGSITFWYIFLVFYGSVPPAVSTTAYQVLQETCAPSPLYWLLTVMVVVSALLPYFIYKAFQSNFFPVYHDIIQRSRLQRSKSQTAIGLCSRVEDKTRHPSYISQRRET; encoded by the exons ATGCCGCGGAGAGGGATAAGATTTAGTAAACTGTACTCATTTTCATGTTTAGGTTCAGTGTTTAAAGATGATCATAAACAAATAGGCGAAGAAGGTTATTCAAGAGTTGTATATTGCAATGATGCTGATAATATAGAAGCTAGTCAGCTTGATTACAAGGGTAATTATGTATCTACTACTAAGTATACACTGGTTAATTTTATACCTAAATCTTTGTTTGAACAGTTCAGGAGAGTTGCAAATATATATTTTCTTGTTGTAGCTTGTGTTTCATTTACTCCATTAGCACCTTATACAGCTGGTagtattctctttcctttggTCGTTGTTATTGGAGCTACTATGGCTAAAGAAGGTGTCGAAGATTGTAGGCGTCGAAATCAG GATATAGAAGCTAATAATCGAAAGGTCAAATCTTATGGTGCTGATCATACTTTTCAtgaaaacaaatggaagaaactaCGAGTAGGAGATCTTGTTAAAATTGGAAAAGATGAATTCTTTCCTGCTGATCTTCTACTGCTTTCATCTAGTTATGAGGATGGGATTTGTTTTGTCGAGACAATGAATCTTGATGGTGAGACAAACTTGAAAGCTAAGCAATCTTTGGGTGAGACTTCTTCCCTGAGAGATGAGTACTCCTTTAAGAAATTTAAGGCACTGATCAAATGTGAGGATCCAAATGAAAATCTGTATTCTTTTGTTGGAAGCTTGTATTATGATGGCAAGCAGTATCCTCTTTCACCACAGCAGATTCTTTTAAGAGATTCAAAGCTTCGAAATTCTGAATATGTCTATGGAGTGGTGGTTTTTACGGGTCATGACACGAAGGTGATGCAGAATGCTACAGAACCTCCTTCTAAGAGAAGTAAGGTCGAGAGGAAAATGGATAAGATAATATATATACTTTTCAGTACCCTAATTTTGATATCTTCTATTGGATCCATATTCTTTGGTGTCACAACAAGGGAGGATATTGAAGGTGGAAAGATTAAAAGGTGGTATCTTAGACCGGAAGATACCACTGTGTATTTTGACCCAAGGCGAGCAACTTTAGCAGCAGGTCTTCATTTCCTTACGGGCCTAATGTTATATGGTTATTTGATACCTATATCCTTGTATGTATCCATAGAAGTAGTGAAGGTTTTACAGAGTATATTTATTAACCAGGATCAGGATATGTATCATGAGGAAACAGATAGTCCAGCACATGCCCGCACGTCAAATTTGAATGAGGAACTTGGTCAGGTTGATACTGTTCTATCGGATAAAACAGGCACTCTGACGTGCAACTCAATGGAATTTGTTAAATGTTCCATAGCTGGTACTGCTTATGGTCATGGTTTGACAGAAGTAGAGAGAGCTGTAGCAAGGAAAAAAATGGATGACTCACCTGAACTTGGTGATCCATCATTTGATTTGGAGAACCATGATGGTGGCTCAAAATTGCCAGTGAAAGGCTTCAACTTCAAAGACGAGCGTATCATGAATGGACAGTGGGTTAAGCAGCCTTCTGCAGATGCCATCCGGAACTTCCTTCGCATTTTAGCAATCTGCCATACAGCGATTCCTGATGTAAATAAGGAAACAGGTGAAATATCTTATGAGGCCGAGTCTCCAGATGAAGCGGCTTTTGTGGTTGCTGCACGGGAACTTGGGTTTGAATTCTACAAAAGGACTCAGACAAGCATCTCATTGCATGAGTTTGATCCTCAGACTGGAAAGATAGTTGACAG ATCATTTAAGCTGCTTCATGTTATCGAGTTTAGTAGTTCTCGTAAGCGAATGTCTGTGATTGTGAAAGATGAAGAAGGTCAAGTATTACTCCTCTGCAAGGGGGCAGACAG CATAATGTTTGATAGGATTTTGGAGGATGGGCAACAGTTTGTTGCTAAGACCAAGGAGCACATCAAGAGTTATGCCGAGGCTGGTTTGCGAACCTTGGTAGTTGCATATCGTGTGATCGGTGAAGAAGAGTACAAAACATGGCAACTGGAATTTCTCAAGGCCAAAAATTCTTTATCTGCAGATCGAGAAGCACTGGTAGATGCTGCAGCTATTAAGATCGAGAGGGATTTGATGCTTCTTGGAGCCACAGCTGTTGAGGATAAATTACAGAAGGGG GTCCCCGAGTGCATCGACAAGCTTGCCCAGGCTGGAATCAAGATATGGGTTTTAACTGGTGACAAGTTAGAAACTGCAGTCAATATCGG GTATGCATGTAGCTTGCTGAGGGAGGAGATGCAGCAGATTGTGATCACGCTAGATACACCTGAAATCAGTGCATTGGAGAAACAAGGGGACAAAGAGGCTCTTGTAAAG GCTTCTCTTGAGAGCGTAACCAGACAATTACACGAAGGAAATTCTCAAgttatttcagcaaaagaaaGTTCCATTCCATCAGCTTTAATTATTGATGGAAAATCCTTGGATTTTGCTCTTACAAGGAATCTGGAGAGCTTGTTTCTGGAGCTTGCACTTAGTTGTGCATCAGTTATTTGTTGCCGTTCTTCGCCAAAACAGAAGGCTCTT GTTACGAGACTGGTGAAAGTAGGAACTGGTAAAACCACACTAGCCATTGGTGATGGTGCAAATGATGTTGGCATGCTCCAAGAAGCTGAAATAGGAGTTGGCATTAGTGGCGCTGAGGGAATGCAG GCTGTTATGTCCAGTGATTTTGCAATTGCTCAATTTCGGTTTTTGGAGCGTTTGTTGCTGGTCCATGGCCATTGGTGTTACAGGCGAATAGCTATGATG ATATGCTACTTTTTCTACAAGAACTTGGCATTCGGGTTcacattatttttgtttgaagctTTTGCTTCTTTCTCTGGTCAGCCTGCTTACAATGATTGGTACATGTCATTCTACAATGTTTTCTTCACTTCGCTCCCTGTTGTTGCTATTGGTGTTTTCGATCAGGATGTTTCTGCACGACTGTGCCTCAAG TATCCTCTTTTGCATCAAGAAGGTGTACAAAACATCCTTTTCAGCTGGCATCGTATATTAGGCTGGATGCTTAACGGGGTTTGCAGTTCCATTATCATCTTTTTCCTCGTAACTAATACCATTCTTCAGCATGCGTTCCGAGGAGATGGACGTGTGGCAGGGGCTGAAGAGCTCGGAATCGTAATGTACACGTGTGTCGTATGGACAGTGAACTGCCAGATGGCGCTCTCTGTAAACTATTTCACCTGGATCCAGCATTTTTTCATCTGGGGAAGCATCACCTTCTGGTATATCTTCTTGGTCTTTTACGGCTCAGTCCCTCCGGCTGTATCCACAACAGCTTATCAGGTTCTACAGGAAACCTGTGCCCCCAGTCCTCTCTACTGGTTGTTGACTGTCATGGTTGTTGTATCTGCTCTATTGCCTTATTTTATCTACAAAGCTTTCCAAAGCAATTTTTTCCCAGTGTATCACGACATAATCCAGAGATCACGGTTACAAAGATCCAAGTCTCAAACTGCAATAGGACTCTGCAGTAGAGTTGAAGATAAAACCAGGCATCCGAGTTACATATCACAACGTAGAGAAACTTAA
- the LOC113318199 gene encoding probable phospholipid-transporting ATPase 8 isoform X1: protein MPRRGIRFSKLYSFSCLGSVFKDDHKQIGEEGYSRVVYCNDADNIEASQLDYKGNYVSTTKYTLVNFIPKSLFEQFRRVANIYFLVVACVSFTPLAPYTAGSILFPLVVVIGATMAKEGVEDCRRRNQLCYQLDLGDFLGSFSISNRNSSAVLWSIDILDFSLILCMGLDIEANNRKVKSYGADHTFHENKWKKLRVGDLVKIGKDEFFPADLLLLSSSYEDGICFVETMNLDGETNLKAKQSLGETSSLRDEYSFKKFKALIKCEDPNENLYSFVGSLYYDGKQYPLSPQQILLRDSKLRNSEYVYGVVVFTGHDTKVMQNATEPPSKRSKVERKMDKIIYILFSTLILISSIGSIFFGVTTREDIEGGKIKRWYLRPEDTTVYFDPRRATLAAGLHFLTGLMLYGYLIPISLYVSIEVVKVLQSIFINQDQDMYHEETDSPAHARTSNLNEELGQVDTVLSDKTGTLTCNSMEFVKCSIAGTAYGHGLTEVERAVARKKMDDSPELGDPSFDLENHDGGSKLPVKGFNFKDERIMNGQWVKQPSADAIRNFLRILAICHTAIPDVNKETGEISYEAESPDEAAFVVAARELGFEFYKRTQTSISLHEFDPQTGKIVDRSFKLLHVIEFSSSRKRMSVIVKDEEGQVLLLCKGADSIMFDRILEDGQQFVAKTKEHIKSYAEAGLRTLVVAYRVIGEEEYKTWQLEFLKAKNSLSADREALVDAAAIKIERDLMLLGATAVEDKLQKGVPECIDKLAQAGIKIWVLTGDKLETAVNIGYACSLLREEMQQIVITLDTPEISALEKQGDKEALVKASLESVTRQLHEGNSQVISAKESSIPSALIIDGKSLDFALTRNLESLFLELALSCASVICCRSSPKQKALVTRLVKVGTGKTTLAIGDGANDVGMLQEAEIGVGISGAEGMQAVMSSDFAIAQFRFLERLLLVHGHWCYRRIAMMICYFFYKNLAFGFTLFLFEAFASFSGQPAYNDWYMSFYNVFFTSLPVVAIGVFDQDVSARLCLKYPLLHQEGVQNILFSWHRILGWMLNGVCSSIIIFFLVTNTILQHAFRGDGRVAGAEELGIVMYTCVVWTVNCQMALSVNYFTWIQHFFIWGSITFWYIFLVFYGSVPPAVSTTAYQVLQETCAPSPLYWLLTVMVVVSALLPYFIYKAFQSNFFPVYHDIIQRSRLQRSKSQTAIGLCSRVEDKTRHPSYISQRRET from the exons ATGCCGCGGAGAGGGATAAGATTTAGTAAACTGTACTCATTTTCATGTTTAGGTTCAGTGTTTAAAGATGATCATAAACAAATAGGCGAAGAAGGTTATTCAAGAGTTGTATATTGCAATGATGCTGATAATATAGAAGCTAGTCAGCTTGATTACAAGGGTAATTATGTATCTACTACTAAGTATACACTGGTTAATTTTATACCTAAATCTTTGTTTGAACAGTTCAGGAGAGTTGCAAATATATATTTTCTTGTTGTAGCTTGTGTTTCATTTACTCCATTAGCACCTTATACAGCTGGTagtattctctttcctttggTCGTTGTTATTGGAGCTACTATGGCTAAAGAAGGTGTCGAAGATTGTAGGCGTCGAAATCAG CTTTGCTATCAATTGGACCTCGGAGACTTTCTTGGTTCTTTCTCAATTTCCAATAGAAACAGCAGTGCGGTCCTGTGGTCAATTGATATTTTAGATTTTTCCCTAATTTTGTGCATGGGTTTG GATATAGAAGCTAATAATCGAAAGGTCAAATCTTATGGTGCTGATCATACTTTTCAtgaaaacaaatggaagaaactaCGAGTAGGAGATCTTGTTAAAATTGGAAAAGATGAATTCTTTCCTGCTGATCTTCTACTGCTTTCATCTAGTTATGAGGATGGGATTTGTTTTGTCGAGACAATGAATCTTGATGGTGAGACAAACTTGAAAGCTAAGCAATCTTTGGGTGAGACTTCTTCCCTGAGAGATGAGTACTCCTTTAAGAAATTTAAGGCACTGATCAAATGTGAGGATCCAAATGAAAATCTGTATTCTTTTGTTGGAAGCTTGTATTATGATGGCAAGCAGTATCCTCTTTCACCACAGCAGATTCTTTTAAGAGATTCAAAGCTTCGAAATTCTGAATATGTCTATGGAGTGGTGGTTTTTACGGGTCATGACACGAAGGTGATGCAGAATGCTACAGAACCTCCTTCTAAGAGAAGTAAGGTCGAGAGGAAAATGGATAAGATAATATATATACTTTTCAGTACCCTAATTTTGATATCTTCTATTGGATCCATATTCTTTGGTGTCACAACAAGGGAGGATATTGAAGGTGGAAAGATTAAAAGGTGGTATCTTAGACCGGAAGATACCACTGTGTATTTTGACCCAAGGCGAGCAACTTTAGCAGCAGGTCTTCATTTCCTTACGGGCCTAATGTTATATGGTTATTTGATACCTATATCCTTGTATGTATCCATAGAAGTAGTGAAGGTTTTACAGAGTATATTTATTAACCAGGATCAGGATATGTATCATGAGGAAACAGATAGTCCAGCACATGCCCGCACGTCAAATTTGAATGAGGAACTTGGTCAGGTTGATACTGTTCTATCGGATAAAACAGGCACTCTGACGTGCAACTCAATGGAATTTGTTAAATGTTCCATAGCTGGTACTGCTTATGGTCATGGTTTGACAGAAGTAGAGAGAGCTGTAGCAAGGAAAAAAATGGATGACTCACCTGAACTTGGTGATCCATCATTTGATTTGGAGAACCATGATGGTGGCTCAAAATTGCCAGTGAAAGGCTTCAACTTCAAAGACGAGCGTATCATGAATGGACAGTGGGTTAAGCAGCCTTCTGCAGATGCCATCCGGAACTTCCTTCGCATTTTAGCAATCTGCCATACAGCGATTCCTGATGTAAATAAGGAAACAGGTGAAATATCTTATGAGGCCGAGTCTCCAGATGAAGCGGCTTTTGTGGTTGCTGCACGGGAACTTGGGTTTGAATTCTACAAAAGGACTCAGACAAGCATCTCATTGCATGAGTTTGATCCTCAGACTGGAAAGATAGTTGACAG ATCATTTAAGCTGCTTCATGTTATCGAGTTTAGTAGTTCTCGTAAGCGAATGTCTGTGATTGTGAAAGATGAAGAAGGTCAAGTATTACTCCTCTGCAAGGGGGCAGACAG CATAATGTTTGATAGGATTTTGGAGGATGGGCAACAGTTTGTTGCTAAGACCAAGGAGCACATCAAGAGTTATGCCGAGGCTGGTTTGCGAACCTTGGTAGTTGCATATCGTGTGATCGGTGAAGAAGAGTACAAAACATGGCAACTGGAATTTCTCAAGGCCAAAAATTCTTTATCTGCAGATCGAGAAGCACTGGTAGATGCTGCAGCTATTAAGATCGAGAGGGATTTGATGCTTCTTGGAGCCACAGCTGTTGAGGATAAATTACAGAAGGGG GTCCCCGAGTGCATCGACAAGCTTGCCCAGGCTGGAATCAAGATATGGGTTTTAACTGGTGACAAGTTAGAAACTGCAGTCAATATCGG GTATGCATGTAGCTTGCTGAGGGAGGAGATGCAGCAGATTGTGATCACGCTAGATACACCTGAAATCAGTGCATTGGAGAAACAAGGGGACAAAGAGGCTCTTGTAAAG GCTTCTCTTGAGAGCGTAACCAGACAATTACACGAAGGAAATTCTCAAgttatttcagcaaaagaaaGTTCCATTCCATCAGCTTTAATTATTGATGGAAAATCCTTGGATTTTGCTCTTACAAGGAATCTGGAGAGCTTGTTTCTGGAGCTTGCACTTAGTTGTGCATCAGTTATTTGTTGCCGTTCTTCGCCAAAACAGAAGGCTCTT GTTACGAGACTGGTGAAAGTAGGAACTGGTAAAACCACACTAGCCATTGGTGATGGTGCAAATGATGTTGGCATGCTCCAAGAAGCTGAAATAGGAGTTGGCATTAGTGGCGCTGAGGGAATGCAG GCTGTTATGTCCAGTGATTTTGCAATTGCTCAATTTCGGTTTTTGGAGCGTTTGTTGCTGGTCCATGGCCATTGGTGTTACAGGCGAATAGCTATGATG ATATGCTACTTTTTCTACAAGAACTTGGCATTCGGGTTcacattatttttgtttgaagctTTTGCTTCTTTCTCTGGTCAGCCTGCTTACAATGATTGGTACATGTCATTCTACAATGTTTTCTTCACTTCGCTCCCTGTTGTTGCTATTGGTGTTTTCGATCAGGATGTTTCTGCACGACTGTGCCTCAAG TATCCTCTTTTGCATCAAGAAGGTGTACAAAACATCCTTTTCAGCTGGCATCGTATATTAGGCTGGATGCTTAACGGGGTTTGCAGTTCCATTATCATCTTTTTCCTCGTAACTAATACCATTCTTCAGCATGCGTTCCGAGGAGATGGACGTGTGGCAGGGGCTGAAGAGCTCGGAATCGTAATGTACACGTGTGTCGTATGGACAGTGAACTGCCAGATGGCGCTCTCTGTAAACTATTTCACCTGGATCCAGCATTTTTTCATCTGGGGAAGCATCACCTTCTGGTATATCTTCTTGGTCTTTTACGGCTCAGTCCCTCCGGCTGTATCCACAACAGCTTATCAGGTTCTACAGGAAACCTGTGCCCCCAGTCCTCTCTACTGGTTGTTGACTGTCATGGTTGTTGTATCTGCTCTATTGCCTTATTTTATCTACAAAGCTTTCCAAAGCAATTTTTTCCCAGTGTATCACGACATAATCCAGAGATCACGGTTACAAAGATCCAAGTCTCAAACTGCAATAGGACTCTGCAGTAGAGTTGAAGATAAAACCAGGCATCCGAGTTACATATCACAACGTAGAGAAACTTAA
- the LOC113318199 gene encoding probable phospholipid-transporting ATPase 8 isoform X3, which produces MGLDIEANNRKVKSYGADHTFHENKWKKLRVGDLVKIGKDEFFPADLLLLSSSYEDGICFVETMNLDGETNLKAKQSLGETSSLRDEYSFKKFKALIKCEDPNENLYSFVGSLYYDGKQYPLSPQQILLRDSKLRNSEYVYGVVVFTGHDTKVMQNATEPPSKRSKVERKMDKIIYILFSTLILISSIGSIFFGVTTREDIEGGKIKRWYLRPEDTTVYFDPRRATLAAGLHFLTGLMLYGYLIPISLYVSIEVVKVLQSIFINQDQDMYHEETDSPAHARTSNLNEELGQVDTVLSDKTGTLTCNSMEFVKCSIAGTAYGHGLTEVERAVARKKMDDSPELGDPSFDLENHDGGSKLPVKGFNFKDERIMNGQWVKQPSADAIRNFLRILAICHTAIPDVNKETGEISYEAESPDEAAFVVAARELGFEFYKRTQTSISLHEFDPQTGKIVDRSFKLLHVIEFSSSRKRMSVIVKDEEGQVLLLCKGADSIMFDRILEDGQQFVAKTKEHIKSYAEAGLRTLVVAYRVIGEEEYKTWQLEFLKAKNSLSADREALVDAAAIKIERDLMLLGATAVEDKLQKGVPECIDKLAQAGIKIWVLTGDKLETAVNIGYACSLLREEMQQIVITLDTPEISALEKQGDKEALVKASLESVTRQLHEGNSQVISAKESSIPSALIIDGKSLDFALTRNLESLFLELALSCASVICCRSSPKQKALVTRLVKVGTGKTTLAIGDGANDVGMLQEAEIGVGISGAEGMQAVMSSDFAIAQFRFLERLLLVHGHWCYRRIAMMICYFFYKNLAFGFTLFLFEAFASFSGQPAYNDWYMSFYNVFFTSLPVVAIGVFDQDVSARLCLKYPLLHQEGVQNILFSWHRILGWMLNGVCSSIIIFFLVTNTILQHAFRGDGRVAGAEELGIVMYTCVVWTVNCQMALSVNYFTWIQHFFIWGSITFWYIFLVFYGSVPPAVSTTAYQVLQETCAPSPLYWLLTVMVVVSALLPYFIYKAFQSNFFPVYHDIIQRSRLQRSKSQTAIGLCSRVEDKTRHPSYISQRRET; this is translated from the exons ATGGGTTTG GATATAGAAGCTAATAATCGAAAGGTCAAATCTTATGGTGCTGATCATACTTTTCAtgaaaacaaatggaagaaactaCGAGTAGGAGATCTTGTTAAAATTGGAAAAGATGAATTCTTTCCTGCTGATCTTCTACTGCTTTCATCTAGTTATGAGGATGGGATTTGTTTTGTCGAGACAATGAATCTTGATGGTGAGACAAACTTGAAAGCTAAGCAATCTTTGGGTGAGACTTCTTCCCTGAGAGATGAGTACTCCTTTAAGAAATTTAAGGCACTGATCAAATGTGAGGATCCAAATGAAAATCTGTATTCTTTTGTTGGAAGCTTGTATTATGATGGCAAGCAGTATCCTCTTTCACCACAGCAGATTCTTTTAAGAGATTCAAAGCTTCGAAATTCTGAATATGTCTATGGAGTGGTGGTTTTTACGGGTCATGACACGAAGGTGATGCAGAATGCTACAGAACCTCCTTCTAAGAGAAGTAAGGTCGAGAGGAAAATGGATAAGATAATATATATACTTTTCAGTACCCTAATTTTGATATCTTCTATTGGATCCATATTCTTTGGTGTCACAACAAGGGAGGATATTGAAGGTGGAAAGATTAAAAGGTGGTATCTTAGACCGGAAGATACCACTGTGTATTTTGACCCAAGGCGAGCAACTTTAGCAGCAGGTCTTCATTTCCTTACGGGCCTAATGTTATATGGTTATTTGATACCTATATCCTTGTATGTATCCATAGAAGTAGTGAAGGTTTTACAGAGTATATTTATTAACCAGGATCAGGATATGTATCATGAGGAAACAGATAGTCCAGCACATGCCCGCACGTCAAATTTGAATGAGGAACTTGGTCAGGTTGATACTGTTCTATCGGATAAAACAGGCACTCTGACGTGCAACTCAATGGAATTTGTTAAATGTTCCATAGCTGGTACTGCTTATGGTCATGGTTTGACAGAAGTAGAGAGAGCTGTAGCAAGGAAAAAAATGGATGACTCACCTGAACTTGGTGATCCATCATTTGATTTGGAGAACCATGATGGTGGCTCAAAATTGCCAGTGAAAGGCTTCAACTTCAAAGACGAGCGTATCATGAATGGACAGTGGGTTAAGCAGCCTTCTGCAGATGCCATCCGGAACTTCCTTCGCATTTTAGCAATCTGCCATACAGCGATTCCTGATGTAAATAAGGAAACAGGTGAAATATCTTATGAGGCCGAGTCTCCAGATGAAGCGGCTTTTGTGGTTGCTGCACGGGAACTTGGGTTTGAATTCTACAAAAGGACTCAGACAAGCATCTCATTGCATGAGTTTGATCCTCAGACTGGAAAGATAGTTGACAG ATCATTTAAGCTGCTTCATGTTATCGAGTTTAGTAGTTCTCGTAAGCGAATGTCTGTGATTGTGAAAGATGAAGAAGGTCAAGTATTACTCCTCTGCAAGGGGGCAGACAG CATAATGTTTGATAGGATTTTGGAGGATGGGCAACAGTTTGTTGCTAAGACCAAGGAGCACATCAAGAGTTATGCCGAGGCTGGTTTGCGAACCTTGGTAGTTGCATATCGTGTGATCGGTGAAGAAGAGTACAAAACATGGCAACTGGAATTTCTCAAGGCCAAAAATTCTTTATCTGCAGATCGAGAAGCACTGGTAGATGCTGCAGCTATTAAGATCGAGAGGGATTTGATGCTTCTTGGAGCCACAGCTGTTGAGGATAAATTACAGAAGGGG GTCCCCGAGTGCATCGACAAGCTTGCCCAGGCTGGAATCAAGATATGGGTTTTAACTGGTGACAAGTTAGAAACTGCAGTCAATATCGG GTATGCATGTAGCTTGCTGAGGGAGGAGATGCAGCAGATTGTGATCACGCTAGATACACCTGAAATCAGTGCATTGGAGAAACAAGGGGACAAAGAGGCTCTTGTAAAG GCTTCTCTTGAGAGCGTAACCAGACAATTACACGAAGGAAATTCTCAAgttatttcagcaaaagaaaGTTCCATTCCATCAGCTTTAATTATTGATGGAAAATCCTTGGATTTTGCTCTTACAAGGAATCTGGAGAGCTTGTTTCTGGAGCTTGCACTTAGTTGTGCATCAGTTATTTGTTGCCGTTCTTCGCCAAAACAGAAGGCTCTT GTTACGAGACTGGTGAAAGTAGGAACTGGTAAAACCACACTAGCCATTGGTGATGGTGCAAATGATGTTGGCATGCTCCAAGAAGCTGAAATAGGAGTTGGCATTAGTGGCGCTGAGGGAATGCAG GCTGTTATGTCCAGTGATTTTGCAATTGCTCAATTTCGGTTTTTGGAGCGTTTGTTGCTGGTCCATGGCCATTGGTGTTACAGGCGAATAGCTATGATG ATATGCTACTTTTTCTACAAGAACTTGGCATTCGGGTTcacattatttttgtttgaagctTTTGCTTCTTTCTCTGGTCAGCCTGCTTACAATGATTGGTACATGTCATTCTACAATGTTTTCTTCACTTCGCTCCCTGTTGTTGCTATTGGTGTTTTCGATCAGGATGTTTCTGCACGACTGTGCCTCAAG TATCCTCTTTTGCATCAAGAAGGTGTACAAAACATCCTTTTCAGCTGGCATCGTATATTAGGCTGGATGCTTAACGGGGTTTGCAGTTCCATTATCATCTTTTTCCTCGTAACTAATACCATTCTTCAGCATGCGTTCCGAGGAGATGGACGTGTGGCAGGGGCTGAAGAGCTCGGAATCGTAATGTACACGTGTGTCGTATGGACAGTGAACTGCCAGATGGCGCTCTCTGTAAACTATTTCACCTGGATCCAGCATTTTTTCATCTGGGGAAGCATCACCTTCTGGTATATCTTCTTGGTCTTTTACGGCTCAGTCCCTCCGGCTGTATCCACAACAGCTTATCAGGTTCTACAGGAAACCTGTGCCCCCAGTCCTCTCTACTGGTTGTTGACTGTCATGGTTGTTGTATCTGCTCTATTGCCTTATTTTATCTACAAAGCTTTCCAAAGCAATTTTTTCCCAGTGTATCACGACATAATCCAGAGATCACGGTTACAAAGATCCAAGTCTCAAACTGCAATAGGACTCTGCAGTAGAGTTGAAGATAAAACCAGGCATCCGAGTTACATATCACAACGTAGAGAAACTTAA